GTGGACGAGGATGCGGGCGATGTGATACGCATTATCGAGCCGCCGCCGCACTTCCAACAGCTCAAGCGCTTGCAGCAAAGGCAACCGCACCCACAGCCACAGTTAGTGGGAAAAAGGCCAGTGGCCGTCGTCTGGGAGCAGCCGCGCAAGGTGAGCACAAATCGTGCCAGCGGGGATCTGCTGACGCAGGAGACGCAGCTGGCGGCACAGTTCGCCAACAAtaatcagctgcagctgccaatGGAAATACTCGCCTCGGTGCGCAAAACGGAGCGTCTGCTGCAGCGTCAGCGCCAGCCGCAGCTGCCGGCGCTGCGCCAGCGTCACATCCAGCGCCAGACGCATACGCTCATCGCCCAGAAGTACctggagcagcagctccagcagcgcggccagcagcagcgcctgcGCGCCGCGCTGCTGCCGGGGCACAAGCGCAGCAAGCGGGTGAAGCGACAAGCGGAGGGCGGCGACGAGGGGGGCAGCTACGATGTGGCGCATGGCCTGCAGCTGGTGGCACACATTGGGGAGCTGCTCAAGAATGCCACGCGCTATGTGCCCGACGAGGAGCCCGAGAAAACGACGACAAATGCAACCAACCGCGACAATCGACGGCGACGCCAGCGGCTGTTCAGGCTGGGCGCAAAAAAGACGCCCGCAAGGGGGCGCAACTTCCGGCATGaggcaaccacaacaacaacaacaacaaaggcaacaacaacaacaacaacaacagccacttTGGAGACGACTTCGGGCTTGACAACTTCCGCAACTCCATTGGCCAGCCGCTTGGTCAACTCACGCAAATCACAAAATAACCGCaatcagccgcagccgcagcagctgctcgccTCGCCCTCCTCTGTGCTCTATGCGGATGTCATGGCAACCATACGCAATTTGTGGCAGGAGCACGATCTGACCGCTGGCCCGCAATTTGTGGCCGCGCAGCAGGTGCGCAACAACAGCGACTATCGCGCCTTGGATGTCTATTTGAAGGAGCTCGACGAGATCGCCCGTAGGCTGCCCTCGGTGGCGCCCATTACGGCGCTCAATCAGGAGGAATTCgcgctggccacgcccacgcc
The sequence above is a segment of the Drosophila virilis strain 15010-1051.87 chromosome 3, Dvir_AGI_RSII-ME, whole genome shotgun sequence genome. Coding sequences within it:
- the LOC6636590 gene encoding uncharacterized protein, producing the protein MQSQRRCTWGLLSLLSLLQLSLALRVEPAPSNATTMPVYRVSRPQSKQPAQRVPPHLQDIRPGYVDEDAGDVIRIIEPPPHFQQLKRLQQRQPHPQPQLVGKRPVAVVWEQPRKVSTNRASGDLLTQETQLAAQFANNNQLQLPMEILASVRKTERLLQRQRQPQLPALRQRHIQRQTHTLIAQKYLEQQLQQRGQQQRLRAALLPGHKRSKRVKRQAEGGDEGGSYDVAHGLQLVAHIGELLKNATRYVPDEEPEKTTTNATNRDNRRRRQRLFRLGAKKTPARGRNFRHEATTTTTTTKATTTTTTTATLETTSGLTTSATPLASRLVNSRKSQNNRNQPQPQQLLASPSSVLYADVMATIRNLWQEHDLTAGPQFVAAQQVRNNSDYRALDVYLKELDEIARRLPSVAPITALNQEEFALATPTPNWYLINKEGMIYETRLTSETKPSSTLFHLFPDMPKAKDPITTQDLE